The segment TTATATTCTAAACTCTGGAAACTACATCTAAATCACCTGCATGCAAGTCAACTCAAACCTATTTCTGCACAAAACCAGAtttgggggtgggtggggggttgTGGGGGGGATATTCTGGAGCGTCAACAGATGAAGTGAAGGAAGTTCTCCAGGAATTACTACACGTTAATAACTGTACTGTCACGGGAATAAAGAGCCTCTTTAtgcgttacaaaaaaaaagccatgaaGGAAATGAAAAGTCAGCAAAGGCAGTGTCTGACCATGTTTGAGGAAAAGTGCTAAAGTGGCTTTAAGAAGTCTTATTTCTGTggcgttttttattttttttattttccccctaCAGGAGCAGAACAGAGGTGAGTGAGGTTAAcggaaaagaaaaaatgcttcAGGCTTATAAACATATCTgtctctccctctttctctgtgtttgctgaaaaagaaagaaagaaaaaaaaagcagaatgcTGACAAAGAAACCGGTCGGACCTGATCTGGTAATGATTACCGTACGCAGCAGGATCTCCTCCTCTGGGACTGGGAAATGATTCACTGCTTAGGTTGATTTTCTGGGTAATACTGATCAAAttcctgcttcctgtctgaTCTGGGTTTAAATTCACATCACTGCAACATGCACCGATTAAAGCACGcaaaagcagagagaaaaacaaaacaaaaacaaaaacaaactaaagttCGCGTAGCCGCTTAACGCTGAAGCGGGAGCCATGACCGGGACAGAGGTAGGTGACAACAACTAAGCCCAAAGTGACAAACACAGTCTAGCTTATAATTAGAGACTTTGAGGGACACATTTAGGAGTCCGTACCAAAAGCTACAACAATCACAgctcagaggaggagaagaagacatGTCCTACAAAACCACCATGAATTGTTCGTCTTGGGTTTTAATGCCTTTTTAAACCCTTCTTTGCTTCTAAGCTGTGGCTGAAAACTTCCACAGGGCCTCCCGCTCAAactcctccatctcctcctcgAGGGAGTCGGAGTCCTTCCGCCCGCCGCCCGCCAATACGTCCACCATGTCTTCCAGGATGTCCGCCACGTCCTCGGCAAAGTCCCCGAAGCGCACCCTGTCGTGGATGAAGACGCCGTCCTCGAAGAAGTCGGCGGTCAGCTTGCGGATCTTGTCCTTGCTCTCGCTGGAGGAGCCCTCCAGCTTGCTCAGGTAGCCCTCCAGCAGCTCCTCGAACTCGGGCAGCTCCACGGGGTAGAGCCCCTCCTTGGTGGCGCAGTCCTCCACAGAGGTGCAGCCCAGCTGCGGGCGGACGTTGCGGTGGAGCTTGAGCTCCTGGTCTCTCCAGAAGTCGCTGTGGTGGTGCTGCTGAGGCTGCCGGGGCTgctgatggtggtggtgggggctTTTACCCGGCCGGCTGTGCCACGGCTTCTCCTTCCTCCTTTGCTCCCGGTCCATCCTGCGCTCACCCTTCTTCCTCTGCCACTCGTCCTGGTGTTTCCTCCAGGCTTCTTTGTGGGAGCTTTCTTTTTGGGGTTTCCACTCGTtttccttcttctcctctttgCTGTGCTTCGTCTCCTTCTTCACCTCCTTCTTCCGGTGGTCCCGCTCctgctttttgtcttttttgcctTTCCATTTTGGCCCCTGTGGCTTTGTCTTCTCCCACCTCTCGACCTGTTCGGAGAGCTTCTTCTGGATCCCCTCTAGGTTCTCCCAAACTTGTTTTCCATCACTTCCATCCTTTTTCATCCCTTCCAGTCTCTTCTTGCTCTCGTCCAAAAGAACCTTCTGGCGCTGGAGCTCTTCCTTCAGCTTTCCGTCCTTCCTCCACTCTGGTCCGGCTGCTTTATGGGAACTCTGAGCGTCTTCGGCGTCAGGCTGAGAAGCCGAGCTGGAAGCAGGCGACACCATTCCTGCATCGAATGAAGAGACATTAAGGTATTAAAGATTCAGAGGTCGTCCCAGCAAACTACAAAAGTGGATCTGAATAGTTTCACAATTTTAATGCAGCAGGAATCCTTTACAAtttgatgtagaaaaaaaaaaaaacatttcgtTTTaggaaaagagattttaaagtaCCAAAAGAGTCTTGttagactgcaggtctgctgttggttcctagagtctctaaaagtagaatgggaggcagatcctttagccatcaggctcctctcctgtggaaccaactcccagttttggtccgtgaggcagacaccctgtctaagactaatcttaaaactttcctttttgaacaaagcttatagttagagtggctcatgctaccctgagctatctctatagttatgctgctataggcttaggctgctggaggacatcagggcctaattttctcactctactgagttctactgttctccagttttgcattgcattgcattgaaatgactgttgtcatttcagcttttaactttttgttctctctcttttttttcttcatagtaggtacacctggtctggcgttctgttaactgtgacaccatccaaggaagacagatcacccgctattaccatctaatgtagaacagattactggatcaatgtgtgcttctgtgcttttttgtctctcttgttgtgtctctgctctgtcttctgtaactcccagtcggtcgaggcagatgaccgttcacactgagcctgcttctgctggaggtttttccttcctgttaatggggagtttttctttccactgtcgctccatgcttgctcagtatgagggattgctgcaaagccatggacaatgcagacgactctccctgtggctctacgcttctccaggagtgaatgctgcttgtcaagacttgaagcaatcaactggttcccttatataggaaatttttgaccaatctgtataatctgattaaatttttactttggaaagtgccttgagatgacatgtttcatgaactggtgccatataaataaaactgaattgaaattgaattgaaattatgCAAAAGTAGCAGTCAGGAGAAggctacaaaaaaaatccagcagtaTTTTAATGCgtttaatgtgaaaatattaTATGGTGCATCATGTTTCATAATGAAGAGACAACAGAAACTGGTCAGGGAGCTATGAGACAAAATCTCCAGTATTCTCTGTATAcagtcataaataaataataataataataataataataataataataataataataataataaaatacacaaaatgatGTTTTTAAGCCTTATATGAGTTAATTATGACAATTATCGTCTTATGGCTtactaaaaacatgacatttaagtttagaatattacataagaccagttagaaaatatttttaacacagAAAAGTGGGATTTatgaaaagtatatttaatacCCGCTTAAAGTTCCCAAACAGAATCTTTTTTGCTCAGAGGAATCATCCAGATGAGGCAACAATCTCCTAAATCTTTGGAGGAGGATGTGTTCTGGTCTGATGAAACCAAGTATTTGCTTACGAGCCACAATTCACAGATACAACCTACTTGATGCTGCTGTACATCCCATGGCCTCCTGTTCTGTGAATTCTTGtatactttattttagtttttgcttatttttcctttttgcaaaaagttgaaaatgtaaacaaaaataaacaatttaaaataacatCGCATGACGTGAAACACAGTGGTGGTAGTATCATGCTCTGGGATTACTACTAGAAAGCTGCAGATGGGGGGGATTTTCCTTTTCAGCATCACATCATTCATCCTAAAACATAATGAGTTCACCTGAAGAAAGTTAAAAGGAGCAcagtgtaacttttagccactggGGGAGCATCGATATGTATAAGTGCTGTATactgacctgaaaaatcatttaatatatctcaactTAAGCTAATAGTcaggtcaaaacttacacggaCCTTCTTTAAATCTTTGGAACCAAAtctgacaaaatatttataggGGTCACCTGGAGTGCTTTTGCAAATGGAGAAGTGGTGTGCTGATAGACTCCTAATAAAGACTGAATGATATTATTGAATTTAAATGAACTACGACAAAGTACGGGAAGCGTGATGTCTAACCATAATCTTTTAGTCTTTTAAGTTTTTAGAGTTTTCCCTACAAGAGATTTATTGTTTTCGTtaggaaaatgtcaaaaaaatgaataataacTTATCCTGGTGTTTCTTTCTTACATCACAGAAAACCTGCCACTGTATCAGGGGTGTGAGGACTTTTTTTGATAAACCAGATATAAGCTAACAATTCAGCAGTTATACCTGTGAGCTGGCTGAGTTCAGTCACTCGGGCCCTCAGACTCTCCAGTTCCTTCTTCAGCTCAGGCAGGACCGACAGCTCCTCCTTCAGCTTTGAATTTTCTTCTTCCAAATCTGCCTTGCCCTGTTCATCGCCACTCTCAGCCACCGCCTTCATCTCCGAGTCGAGTTCTTCCTGCTTAGTCTGAGACAGAAGGGGAAAACTGGACACGTTGCAAAGGCTGCAGCAATAAACATAAAGCCTTAACTTTAAATGCCCCACTTTTAAGTGGCCTAATTGTAAGAGAGGATGAAGGTAAATAACCTAAATCAATAGGACTGCATGCTGACCTGTAGCTGAACCTCCAGCTGAGTGATCTGTTGGTTTTCCTCCGTTAGTTTGTCCAGGAGCTCTTTCATATCCTGTGGATCACCGCTAAGCCAGTCCTGAAGAGATATTTATGGGTGTGTGAATAGAATCCATGTTTGTAAAATAGGacgtctttttattttatttttttgctgtggcTCTGTTCAGGTTCATAACTGAGGATGTGAGATTAAAAGGAATAAACCCACCTGGTTTTCTTCTCCGTCGCTCAATTCGGGGCCGTCAATGTCCCCTGCAAGACAAGCACACACAATTTTCACTTAAatctggccaaaaaaaaaaaaaaatgtttttgaacaaaTAACTTCCCCTACAGTCTACAGCCGCCACATACttgcttacattttaaaattccttAAAAGgaattatgtttgttttttaccccCGTCAGATGTAAACCTTCCAGCTGTTCTCCCCTGATATCAAACCACACCCGTATGATTTGGTGAATCCCCCTTAACGTCACTCGACACCTCAGAAGAGTGTTATTtgcttttttcctgctgtcgctgcAGGAGCCGTCAGGCCAGATAAAGCCTCAGAGGGTCCACCGAGCGCCGGCCGGTGAGGGCACAAGCTTACGCTGCGCTCTTATCTTTGATGCAGGACCTACCATTATCCAGGTCAGAGAGGAAACCTGTTGACATAGCGCAGCTTAGTCAACAAGATTCAAAAAACGGACATCAGAGCGTTGCTGACGACTGCAAATAAACACGCTTACGTAACCCAAATACAGCCGTCGTCAAACAAGAGAGTGCGTTAAATTTGGAAGCGGTCcaacatttgctttaaaaccCCATTTCGGATAATTATGCACACCATAAATGATGTATATTAAAAGTTTCAAGTTAAACGCAGATACCGGGAAATTAATTAgaattttattttcagtgttttcagaaatgttgcaaaaagggaaacaaaggcttggaaaaattaaaggaatGTTAAAAAGGGCTTCAACATTTCCCAATTATGTTTGCTTCATGATTTGGTTTAAAAgaagctggggggggggggggggggtcacctgTATACATGGCATAATAGCTCAACACAGTAACCGTAATATATATTAAAACTCTTAAGATTTCATTAATTGTGTTATATAATAAGATTAATGATATTATAGCTGCAGTCTACATCACTTGGGAAGTATTCTTAAATACATCTTTGAGGACCAATATGTTAATATTTTGCTGGTAAAAAAAGCTGTTACCAGTAAGTGGCTAAAGAAGGAACCTACGGGGAGGAAAGAATGGAAATAAACAGTAaagtaaataacaaaaatggagaaagtcacactttttttaaacattagaaTGAAAGagattagggctggatgataattcaataacaatatatatcgatcgatagacgtatatcaaggatagaaaaaaaagggtcaataaaaagttcagtagaataacagttttccttccttttgcatcgtgtaggttaatattacagttatcacatcttcccaaccaatcacaacgcagacccaggattGCTCCattaccaagctccgcccccttcagagagttcagaatCTTGCAcgccttccctttttttttttttttttttttttttttttttttttaacctgccgttttggtaaaaagttggttgaataaaggtttgagtttgaattcagtgtttgtgtgttctgtgtcCAAAAATAGGTTgttaaacaacagcataaaatggccagggctgcacttaaaatatatatttttgaatttgttgataattatcgatacaatatgatttctattttatcgatatgctttttttcctgtattgcccagccctagaaaAGATTAACAAATACTGGTAGAAAAGCTCTACTGAACACCTTAATGGGCAAAAGTTAATACCTAAAACATGGTTAAGGTGGAAGATGTATTTTAACTGAAGATTTGAAGTATCTGTGCGTGAGCCTGGTGTAAATTCCTTTCAGTGGGAGCTATCTCTCCACATAAAGGACTCAGATCATCTGCTAAAACTTATAAGACTACCGTACTGACAGCCAAAACATTGACACCTTACAAAAAGCTCCCccttttttccaaaaatgagGAGAAAAACTAATTTGGACTCAATGACTGGGAATATTTCCATACTGAGACGTCAAGGACAAAATGGACTTTCACCGACCAACCAGGAGACCCTGAATTAGATTTGCTGGATGTTGAATCTACGTACTTTTAAATGTGATGTCGGTGCAACATGTACCGACCTTTGTTCtcgtgttctttttcttttctgagcaTTGTTGAAAATACTGTTAAACACCCCCAATAAGGTATAGAAAAAAGCTGCAGTGTACAACCTGTTCCTGATATCTAAAGCAGAAAGAGAATGTTTCCTCCTAGGAGAAAACGTTTCCTCCTAAGGAGCTCCTTAAAAGCCTAAAACATGATACCATGTACTAATTGTACTAACTGTAGTGTATTATAGAGATTGAACTGGACCGCCTGCTATTTGTTTTGAATCGGACATTAATGATTATATTTCTTGGTCTTGGAATTAACTGGATTGATTGTAAAACAGAgtgaaaacatgtttgaaaatgtAGGAGAATTGGtacagaaaaatatattgtgggggggggtggggtgcgTGCACGTGTGGTGGGGctgaaacacaaaacattaaattaatgtGATGTTCGGTGGCCTCGGGGAgcaatgaattaaaaacaaagatcaTATCAGGGGTTCTTAACATTCATATAAACTCCATCTAACAAGAAGATAAATTAGACAAAGATTAAGTCCTCCTGCCACATTCCTTGAGTCAAGCTTCTTTCGGATGAAATAAGACAGTGGAAAGCATTACCGGTACTTTGCAGAGCCACGTTCTACTTAGAGGCATGTCTCTATCAGCTCCGCACATTTAGAGCTGGCAGAGTACAATATTTAAACcaaatctttgaaaaaaataaaataaaaaaatagttagattagatcactgcaaaaactgatctaaaaataagtcaaatattcttaaagttagtgtatttgtccttgatttgagcaggtaaataagattatctgccaatggaatgagtatttcaacccctaaaataagataattagacatcctgcacttgaaataagatggagatgagttgttcctcttttaaggggaaaactcttattctgttggcaaatcatctcatctacctgctcaaatcaaggacaaatacactaattttaagaacattttacttatttttagttccgtttttgcagtgatggaGACTGTCTACAAACGTAAATTTTAAAGACCTGCCACTGGATCTCAATTGGACTTAAGTCCAGATTCCTTTCCCCgagggtagggttagggttagtaaaCAAGTAAATTTAGCAACACAGCAGCAATATGCTTCTAACACGTAGTGGTGCAGTTTGCTGTGTGGAGCACCACGCTTTACCCAGTTATGGCACAACAAAGCAGCCTGAATGGGGGAGCTCATCTCCACCAGGCTAGCTCTCCACACGTCACCCAGGCAGACCCTCTGTCTGCTCACCAGGCCTGCCTGTAAATGGGACTTTTATTGGCTTTCTGTctttttgacactttttttttttttttttttttaactcttgtgAAGAGCGTGACTCATAGTTGCCCCGTCTACAGATTCTTCCAGAGGACATCAGAGGGAAAGGGGGCTGATTACAATCCATGCCGAACTCTTCAGATTTGCATTGTAAAGCCGTGAATCACTTTCTTTCCGCTTCCATAATTACGCATTGCCTTGTGTTGGTCCATTacataaaaacaccaaataaTTTTGAGATTGCAATGTGAAGATAAatgctaaaaaatatttttgcaagccACCGTATGTAGTTCCTCACAAAAATCATTGATCTATTGTTGCCGAACTTCATAAAAATAGTTACGCTCTTGTAGTTAAAAACACAGGAGATGGGGAACCGATAAAAAAATCATCACTTTTCGGgcacaaagctttaaaaaaaaaagcagaaccgAATAGGACGAGTTGTGCGAATAGGGGGAAACTCACCTGACAGGAACAGGGAACctaagaagagcagcaccaaaGCAGCCACTATGCATTTGTTCATGGAGAACCACGGCTTCTCCTCCCTCTTCTCGGCCATCATGAATTCCACCTCCTCTTCGTCGTCCTCCTCGTCAGAGGTTCTTGGCCTTGGCGCTTCAAAGGAGGGAACATTCCTCCTCCTCAGTCCATCA is part of the Fundulus heteroclitus isolate FHET01 chromosome 13, MU-UCD_Fhet_4.1, whole genome shotgun sequence genome and harbors:
- the pbxip1a gene encoding LOW QUALITY PROTEIN: pre-B-cell leukemia transcription factor-interacting protein 1 (The sequence of the model RefSeq protein was modified relative to this genomic sequence to represent the inferred CDS: deleted 1 base in 1 codon), yielding MSDSSNSTGSTGSSANSWTLLSPEEGAIENVGPADDGTESLGDAPSLSEEVAGAAAEYKPADLPVETVLSEEGHQVCQETSPESGEGPVPSSPSQLSPLPPDPLDSSYLDAESQPPVIHDIVTTSPSDNEPQGAMPLVTSIDLVAQLHIPAVDVPLADPTASSSAPHVTEAATTAEPVLHTPADSGPLPASPAAGSDASSAETEVNVPTEAPASAEPPTTAEPPTTAEPPLHVVDEISGGPESAEPPSPAPERLTTEHQAEESPAPETVGSAETEEDEADAEKDEEIPSESPNVDEEEEEEEQSSGLELGDASGFDDGLRRRNVPSFEAPRPRTSDEEDDEEEVEFMMAEKREEKPWFSMNKCIVAALVLLFLGSLFLSGDIDGPELSDGEENQDWLSGDPQDMKELLDKLTEENQQITQLEVQLQTKQEELDSEMKAVAESGDEQGKADLEEENSKLKEELSVLPELKKELESLRARVTELSQLTGMVSPASSSASQPDAEDAQSSHKAAGPEWRKDGKLKEELQRQKVLLDESKKRLEGMKKDGSDGKQVWENLEGIQKKLSEQVERWEKTKPQGPKWKGKKDKKQERDHRKKEVKKETKHSKEEKKENEWKPQKESSHKEAWRKHQDEWQRKKGERRMDREQRRKEKPWHSRPGKSPHHHHQQPRQPQQHHHSDFWRDQELKLHRNVRPQLGCTSVEDCATKEGLYPVELPEFEELLEGYLSKLEGSSSESKDKIRKLTADFFEDGVFIHDRVRFGDFAEDVADILEDMVDVLAGGGRKDSDSLEEEMEEFEREALWKFSATA